The stretch of DNA TTCCGAAGAAACTGGGCGAGATCGAAGCAGCCGGCGGCAAGAAGGTCAAGGACAAGACCGGCATTTCGCCCGAGTTCGGTTTCTATGCGCTATTCACAGACCCGTCCGGCAATATCATGGGCTTGTGGAGTAAGAATTAGAAAACACAATCCGGTAGTCTTTTGCGATTGTAGCACTAACAAATGTTGAGTATACGCTATAAATATGTACAAGACGACGGGGAGGTAACATGTGCACATCAATTGTTGTGTTCGTATCCATGATCATTAGTTGGCCCATCTGGTCAACAAAAAACCCTCTTCCCCAACCACTTGCTGGCAGTGGATGTGCCTCTGTCGGCGAAGGCGATTCGATATATGTTATTGGGGGACGAGACTCGCCAGGCAATCGTTATGCCACCAACTATAGATACGATACGTTTACTGACACCTGGACGACGGAAACTTCAATGTCCACACCACGCGCTCATCTCGGCTGCGCGGCCGTCAACGGCAAAATCTACGCTATCGGCGGATGGGTTGGCGCTGCGGCAACGGGCGTCGTGGAAGAGTACGATCCCACAACCGATACATGGACGACGAAATCTCCCATGCCAACGCCCAGATATACTTTCAGCATCGCCGTTGCTGCCGGCAAGATCTACATCATTGGCGGTATGAACCCGCAAGGGCAAATTTTCAACACGGTTGAAGAATACGATCCGCTAACCGACACCTGGACTGTAAAAACGCCTATGCCAACGTCGAGAATGGGGCCGGGTTGTGCGGCCATCAATGACACAATATACGTGTACGGAGGCTCAACGGTTATAGGAGGCGGTATCACTGCAGTCAATGAGTGTTACGACCCGGTAAGTGACAGTTGGGCGACAAGGGCAAGCATGCAAAATGCCAGATTTGCACTCGGTGGTTTTACGTGGGGCAACACGGCATATGCAATTGGCGGCTATGACTACTCCACCTACATTGCCGATCTTGATGCATACGAACCGGCCACCAATGCCTGGACTTCGCTCGGACTTTCACCAATGCAATACGCCCGCCAATCGATTGCGGTTGCTCTCACTGGTTATGGTGTCTACTATGTCTACGTGATCGGCGGCTGGAACAACGGTGCTCTGGATTACAATGAAGAGGGATGGTTTGAAATAGGCATCGAAGAGTACGCAAATACCGAGCAGCAGATCTCTTTGATGATAAGTCCGAATCCATTCAGGGACTTCACAGAAATCAGTTTCAGAAATGGTACCAACAACATTGACGCATCAAATATATCCCGACCCGCGGAAGTCAAGATCTACGATGCAACCGGACGGCTCGTGAAAGACCTGAGTCACCATATATCCATCGCGGGCGAACGTTCGACGGTGAGGTGGGATGGGTATGGTAATCACGGTCAATTGTTGCCCAACGGTGCTTATTTATTAGTACTCAAAAGAGGTGAACTAACGACAACGGAAAAATTGCTGCTTGTTCGCTAAAGGCAAATGAAGCATAACAACATAATGCTATGAGAGAAAACAAGAATCTGGTCGCCTACTGCGGACTCTATTGCGGCGACTGCTTTATCTTTCAAGGTAAGATCGCTGATCTGGCACGAGACCTGCGTAAGGAACTGCGCAGGTCAAAATTCAGCCGCTTCGCCAGTATGATATCAAGGTATTTCAAGCCGTACAAGAACTACGACACAACCTATGAAGTCCTGGGTATGATGGTCCGCTTGCGGTGCAAGCGCACGTGCCATAACGGTGGCGGACCTCCGTCGTGCAAGATCCGCAGCTGCTGCGTGAAAAAGGAGATTGATGGATGCTGGAAGTGTGATAAATTCGAAAAATGCACAAAGCTGGATTTCTTACGTGCGGTGCACGACGACGCCCACATAAAGAACCTCAGAATTCTTAGAAGGAAAGGAATCGAGCAGTTCATCCGCGGTAAGAAATTCTGGTAGATACCACTGCGAGGTCAAATCAATACATGTCACATAACGGGTCGACCCTTACAGTTGACAATAAGTCATAATCAGCTATAATAATCAAATAAAGTAGTCTACTACGCTGCTTCTGTAGTATTTATTCTGGAAAATTAGACTACTTTTTTAAGAGTGACATAGAACCAAGGAAAGGAGAAGTAATGGCAGCAAAACTGCGTCTGAAGATAGAAAACTGTAAGGTGTCAAAGGAAGACGGTATTAAGCTTCTTGAAAAAAGCGGGTTTCCAAGAGAACAAGCAGAGGAAATCATGCAGTCTCTTCCTAAGACGGTCACATTCAAGTCAGCATCAAGAAGATTTGGAACTTTTAAACTGCTGCAAATCGGTTTTGATGTAAAATTAACTTAAGCGTGGAATTTTTTGGCGCTATTCCAACAATACCACAGGTATAGACCGCTCTTCGCTGCCTGAGCGGGTACGCACAAAATAAACGCCTGCAGGTAGACGCTTGCCGTAACTGTCCGTACCGTCCCAAATAACAACTGATTCCTGATTGCCGATGCTTGATTCTGGATAGAAAGACCTCACCAAACGTCCACTGGCATCATAGATATTAAACCCTATGCGCTCTGCGCCATGCTCTATGCCAAAGCTGACTGTCGTCAGCTTTGAAAACGGATTCGGATAGGCCTGAATGCCCGAAAGTCCAGCTGTTACAGGATCGTTAAGCTCTCCAACATGCGTCATGCCAACTAAAATCGAGTCAATATAGGGTATCTTATTCCGAGCGGTAACCGTAACATGCATGTAGCCGGGATTGAGCGGATACTGGCTGAAATGAAATTTTATCAGCCCGTCGTCAGGCGTATAACCATATTCGTACACCGTTGTATCGAGAAGCACGCAGACCAGAGCAGATTCAACCGGTTCATCTTGGAAAAGCACGGTGATCACCAGCGAATCTTGTTCAAGGGACAACGTTGAATCATGGATCACGTCGAGGCGCTTCGGGACTGCGGTCCAGAGCCTCATCGACGGATCTCCACACGTAGTGAAACCCCGGTATTCAGACGACGAATTATACATGCTGTACACATTCAAGCGCCCACCTTCACAAGCCTCGCCAAATGTCTGCTTGCGTTGTTCAAAAACTGCATGCATGAACCCCTTGGCTACGGCACTCCTAAGATGAGCGATATTGCTGCCGCTGGTGGTTGTTGCGAAATACCCTGCCGCACCTCTCGGCGATGTTGGCGTGCCGGTCAGCAGCCATTTCTCGGCTGCGGCCGACGTATAACCCGTATTGAGCGTTCCGCACGTAACTGAAAGTACAATAGGAAGCATAGCGCCGTTCTGAGTCTGGTTCGCATCCACGGCGAACGGGGTATACCAGTTGTTTGTCCCACATCCGCGGTACAAAACAAATGCCCGTCCCTGGTTAACCCTGTTAATTACTGTGTTGTAGTTATTCCCAAGCAGCTTGGAGAGCGTATCAATAGTGTGATAACCGTTTGCCAGCATGTAGCCTTTCGCGTACCGCACGTCGTCCCAATAGATGGAATCATCACTCCAGTAAGGCGGTGGGTATGTATACCCTTCCTCATTGGCGATCAGACACGCATTCAGGAACCAGGATGAGTCCGCGATATAGGGTGTCTTTTCATACAAGAGTATTTTGTTAACGACAGTTCGTGCTTCAGTATCGTTGTGTACGGTCAACCGGCCCGAGAGTATCTCGTTATAGATATCCGTATCCATATTTGTGTAGTAGTTATCCGAATAATTGTAATTGGAAAATATGTAGAAAGGTATGTGATAGGGTGAGCCAACGAGCAAGATATATTCAGGTTGAATCGGCCATGTATCGTATGCATTATCGATATAAGATTTGATAGCGGTTGTCGTACTGCCGATCTGTGAGAGTTTTACCACCTTTGTTTTCAATCCCATTCGATGCTTCCACTCGGCCAGCGGCTGGATGGCGTTGTAGAAATCATCATGGGTTATTATCAAATAACGCGCGCCTGATTCCTGCGCAAGAACTAATGTGCACAAAAGCAAAAAGACCGACACATATCTTCGCATGTAAACTCCTTATTTTATGGATTATATCTATAAGTGCTTAAGTGTCAAGAATTTATTCTTGTGGGGTTCGAATTTCAGCGCCCTGAGGCTCCCTCAAATCCAAAAGGGCACGTAAATTCAGCGTTTAGCAGACTTCTATAATGCCTATCTTATCAACAACAGCTTCTCGCTTGCCCTCCAGTTGTCTGCCTCTAATGTGACAAAATACACGCCAGCCGGTACCTGCTTACCCGCCATGTCAGTACCATCCCAGGCCACCGAGGCGGAACTTGATAAGTAAGAAGTAGGAACTGAGAAGTATTTCACCAGACTTCCCGTAGCATCATAAATGGCAAGATCTATGCGCTCTGCGCCATGCTCTATGCCAAAGCTGACTGTCGTCAGCCTTGAAAAGGGATTCGGAGTGGCCTCTAATCTTACCGGTCGAGTGTAGTCAGTTTTCGTCTCGTCGACCCCTGTGGTCGGCTGGAGACTCACAACTGTGAAGTCGTAATCCCAAAAACCTCCGGCACCACAGTTATCTTCGCCTGCCGCATAAATATTACCATCCAAGCCATAATCGATCGCATATGCCTCATCCCAACGGTATGACTGTACTGCACTATATGTATAAAGCCAGTTTTCAGTTCCGTCGTCAGCAAGACAGACGACCGTGAAATCCGGTCCTCTCAACTCATCACAGACCATTCCTGCAGCATATATGTTTCCGTCAGAACCATACACTATGTCTTTGGCGAAGTCACGATCGTTTGCCTTTCCGTTACGCTGGTACGTCCAGTTTGTGTCACCGGCAGTGCTGAGGCTTACAACAAGGAAATCTTCCGTCT from candidate division WOR-3 bacterium encodes:
- a CDS encoding T9SS type A sorting domain-containing protein, producing MCTSIVVFVSMIISWPIWSTKNPLPQPLAGSGCASVGEGDSIYVIGGRDSPGNRYATNYRYDTFTDTWTTETSMSTPRAHLGCAAVNGKIYAIGGWVGAAATGVVEEYDPTTDTWTTKSPMPTPRYTFSIAVAAGKIYIIGGMNPQGQIFNTVEEYDPLTDTWTVKTPMPTSRMGPGCAAINDTIYVYGGSTVIGGGITAVNECYDPVSDSWATRASMQNARFALGGFTWGNTAYAIGGYDYSTYIADLDAYEPATNAWTSLGLSPMQYARQSIAVALTGYGVYYVYVIGGWNNGALDYNEEGWFEIGIEEYANTEQQISLMISPNPFRDFTEISFRNGTNNIDASNISRPAEVKIYDATGRLVKDLSHHISIAGERSTVRWDGYGNHGQLLPNGAYLLVLKRGELTTTEKLLLVR
- a CDS encoding C25 family cysteine peptidase, producing the protein MRRYVSVFLLLCTLVLAQESGARYLIITHDDFYNAIQPLAEWKHRMGLKTKVVKLSQIGSTTTAIKSYIDNAYDTWPIQPEYILLVGSPYHIPFYIFSNYNYSDNYYTNMDTDIYNEILSGRLTVHNDTEARTVVNKILLYEKTPYIADSSWFLNACLIANEEGYTYPPPYWSDDSIYWDDVRYAKGYMLANGYHTIDTLSKLLGNNYNTVINRVNQGRAFVLYRGCGTNNWYTPFAVDANQTQNGAMLPIVLSVTCGTLNTGYTSAAAEKWLLTGTPTSPRGAAGYFATTTSGSNIAHLRSAVAKGFMHAVFEQRKQTFGEACEGGRLNVYSMYNSSSEYRGFTTCGDPSMRLWTAVPKRLDVIHDSTLSLEQDSLVITVLFQDEPVESALVCVLLDTTVYEYGYTPDDGLIKFHFSQYPLNPGYMHVTVTARNKIPYIDSILVGMTHVGELNDPVTAGLSGIQAYPNPFSKLTTVSFGIEHGAERIGFNIYDASGRLVRSFYPESSIGNQESVVIWDGTDSYGKRLPAGVYFVRTRSGSEERSIPVVLLE
- a CDS encoding DUF3795 domain-containing protein; translation: MRENKNLVAYCGLYCGDCFIFQGKIADLARDLRKELRRSKFSRFASMISRYFKPYKNYDTTYEVLGMMVRLRCKRTCHNGGGPPSCKIRSCCVKKEIDGCWKCDKFEKCTKLDFLRAVHDDAHIKNLRILRRKGIEQFIRGKKFW